A single region of the Pontibacter kalidii genome encodes:
- a CDS encoding peptidoglycan recognition protein family protein → MKQAFLIPLLFVLFGCQRPATQQPVPEEIQFMSREAWGAKAAVLPMRSHTLNRLTIHHTATRQVPERALAEKMRALQKFSQEESALASGKTKPVWADIPYHLYVDCNGEVAEGRELGYAGDSNTAYDPTGHLLVVVEGNFEVEEVTAKQLATLEVLIPALARKYNIPADSIGGHLDFAQTQCPGKVLYEKLPDFQKLVAGQD, encoded by the coding sequence ATGAAGCAGGCTTTCCTGATTCCCCTCCTCTTTGTACTTTTCGGTTGCCAACGTCCAGCCACACAGCAACCTGTGCCTGAGGAAATACAATTTATGTCGCGCGAAGCATGGGGTGCAAAGGCGGCGGTGTTGCCCATGCGCAGCCATACCTTAAACCGGCTTACCATCCACCACACGGCTACAAGGCAGGTGCCGGAGAGGGCGCTAGCGGAGAAGATGCGGGCGCTTCAAAAGTTCTCGCAGGAGGAGAGCGCCCTGGCAAGTGGCAAAACCAAGCCTGTGTGGGCAGACATTCCGTACCACCTGTATGTGGATTGCAACGGAGAAGTAGCAGAAGGCAGGGAGCTCGGGTATGCGGGAGACTCCAATACGGCCTACGACCCGACTGGCCACCTTTTGGTAGTGGTTGAAGGCAACTTTGAGGTGGAGGAAGTAACGGCGAAACAGCTGGCAACACTCGAAGTATTGATACCGGCATTAGCCAGGAAGTATAACATCCCGGCCGACAGTATAGGAGGGCACCTGGACTTTGCACAAACGCAATGCCCTGGAAAGGTGCTTTATGAGAAACTGCCCGATTTCCAGAAGTTGGTGGCAGGACAAGACTAA
- a CDS encoding glycoside hydrolase family 10 protein, whose protein sequence is MKKLFTLTTLVLALLSFNVQSQSHAPKREFRAVWIATVANIDWPSQPGLSSVIQQEEFRYILDEHQKNGMNAVVVQVRPTTDALFRSDRELWSHWLTGTQGKAPNPPYDPLAFQIEEAHKRGMEFHAWFNPYRASHDTIIANLNPNHITQTKPEWFVQYGGKLYFKPGLPEVREYITGIIMDVVRNYEVDAIHFDDYFYPYPTAEPFPDDEDFAKYGAGFASKDDWRRYNVDEVIRTLSDSIKAVNPRVKFGISPFSIWRNKTAEDARGSDTKGGLTNYDHLYADIRGWLEKDWIDYNVPQLYFHIGYEVADYAKLLDWWSNNNFGKHLYIGQGTYKINSDRRFKEWSDPLENGRQLRLNRSTPNVHGSVFFSSRSVMSNPNGVQDSLRQDFYRLPALVPTMKWIDAVAPLAPEALEAKSTHEGIYLTWSASKPASDGESARYYVIYRFLKKQQPDFDNPENIVAKVYKDTHQFLDTTVSAGEGYVYFVTSLDQIQNESAPSPRVKAKGRKLL, encoded by the coding sequence ATGAAGAAGCTATTTACTTTAACCACTCTTGTACTTGCCCTTTTGTCATTTAATGTACAGTCTCAATCACACGCCCCCAAAAGAGAGTTCAGAGCTGTATGGATCGCTACTGTGGCAAACATAGACTGGCCAAGCCAGCCAGGCCTTTCCTCGGTTATTCAGCAGGAAGAGTTTAGGTATATTTTGGATGAGCACCAGAAAAACGGCATGAACGCCGTGGTGGTACAGGTTCGCCCTACAACTGATGCCCTCTTCCGAAGCGACCGGGAACTGTGGTCGCACTGGCTTACCGGCACCCAAGGCAAGGCACCTAACCCGCCCTATGATCCACTTGCGTTTCAGATAGAAGAGGCGCACAAAAGAGGGATGGAGTTCCATGCCTGGTTTAATCCCTACCGCGCCTCCCACGACACCATCATCGCCAACCTGAACCCCAACCACATCACGCAGACAAAGCCGGAGTGGTTTGTGCAATATGGCGGCAAGTTATACTTTAAACCCGGCCTTCCGGAGGTAAGGGAGTACATCACCGGCATTATCATGGATGTGGTGCGGAACTACGAGGTAGACGCCATCCACTTTGACGACTACTTCTATCCTTATCCTACAGCCGAACCTTTTCCGGACGATGAGGATTTTGCCAAGTATGGGGCCGGCTTTGCCAGCAAAGACGACTGGCGCCGTTACAACGTGGATGAGGTGATCAGAACTCTTTCTGATAGTATAAAGGCCGTGAACCCCAGGGTGAAATTTGGTATCAGTCCTTTTTCCATCTGGCGCAACAAAACCGCAGAAGATGCCCGCGGCTCTGACACAAAAGGCGGCCTCACCAACTACGACCACCTGTACGCCGACATCCGGGGTTGGCTCGAAAAGGACTGGATCGATTACAATGTGCCGCAGCTATACTTCCACATTGGCTATGAGGTGGCTGATTATGCAAAACTGCTGGACTGGTGGAGCAATAACAATTTTGGCAAACACCTCTACATTGGCCAGGGCACCTATAAAATCAACAGCGACCGGAGGTTTAAGGAATGGTCTGACCCGCTGGAGAATGGCCGCCAATTGCGTTTGAACCGCAGTACCCCGAATGTGCATGGCAGCGTTTTCTTCAGCTCAAGGTCTGTGATGAGCAACCCAAATGGCGTACAGGACAGCCTACGGCAGGACTTCTATAGGCTACCCGCGCTGGTACCTACCATGAAATGGATTGATGCTGTAGCACCTTTGGCACCGGAGGCTCTGGAAGCTAAGAGTACCCACGAAGGTATTTATTTGACTTGGAGCGCTTCAAAGCCAGCCTCTGACGGTGAGTCTGCACGTTATTATGTTATCTACCGCTTTCTCAAAAAGCAGCAGCCTGACTTTGACAACCCTGAAAATATCGTAGCCAAAGTATACAAAGACACGCACCAATTCCTGGATACCACCGTTTCCGCTGGTGAGGGCTATGTATATTTTGTTACCTCCCTTGACCAGATCCAGAACGAGAGCGCGCCATCTCCTAGAGTAAAGGCTAAGGGTAGAAAATTGCTATAA
- a CDS encoding RagB/SusD family nutrient uptake outer membrane protein → MKIKFIAAILLASSMLMSCEKDFLETPPVDKLTDDSYWTNEENVRTFSYGFYTAYFTGYGSGYSWGKYFSGETLNDDFAPSNPTQFIKNVPSSGGGWTFAWVRKANIFIDRVQDVPMAEDAKNHWTGVGRFFRGLEYHDLVKSFGDVPWFEQELTEADVELLYKTRDSRTFVMDKVLADFRYAAENVRATDGAKGLTVNRDVVLAFMSRVFLFEGTWQKYHNNNAEKAAEYLEASKWAAEQIISSGKYSLGDYRAVFNSLNLAGNPEVILYRQYEPGILTHALNSYNNKEPQTGVSKDAIDTYLAEDGLPISVSPLYQGDHGVENVMANRDPRITETFVSDELRLNGIASNYSTSGYATHKFLNESIKDTPEGSSNLNPTDAPVIRYGEVLVNYAEAAAELATVGGPALTQADLDMSINVLRSRPGIEMPDLQVMGNEAAVNGIVYSDPERDPSVSPIIWEIRRERRVELMMEGFRLDDLKRWMKLEYVDTQANEDINRGAWIRRADYKGLKDDVVLTGAEEGYIIPAPSAASQRLFVDPKVYLNPLPLDQIKLYQDNGVELKQNPGW, encoded by the coding sequence ATGAAAATAAAATTCATAGCAGCTATACTTCTTGCTTCATCTATGTTGATGAGTTGTGAGAAAGATTTTCTGGAAACCCCTCCAGTTGATAAACTAACGGACGATTCTTACTGGACAAACGAGGAAAATGTAAGAACCTTTTCTTATGGCTTTTACACGGCCTACTTTACCGGTTACGGTTCAGGATATTCCTGGGGTAAATACTTCTCAGGTGAGACACTGAACGATGATTTTGCACCCTCAAATCCCACCCAATTCATTAAAAACGTGCCTTCTTCAGGCGGTGGCTGGACATTCGCCTGGGTAAGGAAAGCGAACATCTTTATCGATCGTGTGCAGGATGTACCGATGGCTGAGGACGCTAAAAACCACTGGACAGGTGTTGGCCGCTTTTTCCGAGGCTTGGAATATCATGACCTGGTGAAGAGCTTTGGTGATGTGCCTTGGTTTGAGCAGGAGTTAACAGAGGCAGATGTAGAACTGCTCTACAAAACCCGCGACTCCCGCACCTTCGTAATGGACAAAGTTTTAGCCGACTTCAGGTATGCAGCCGAAAACGTAAGAGCGACGGATGGCGCCAAAGGGCTGACTGTGAACAGAGATGTTGTGCTGGCTTTCATGTCGCGCGTGTTCCTGTTCGAGGGTACCTGGCAGAAATACCACAACAACAATGCTGAGAAAGCGGCTGAGTACCTGGAGGCATCTAAATGGGCTGCTGAGCAGATCATTAGCTCTGGTAAATATTCGCTGGGAGATTACAGAGCTGTGTTCAATTCACTGAACTTGGCTGGTAACCCGGAAGTTATACTTTACAGACAGTATGAGCCAGGTATACTGACGCACGCACTGAACAGCTACAACAACAAAGAGCCACAGACTGGTGTTTCCAAAGATGCTATTGATACTTACTTGGCAGAAGACGGATTACCAATTTCTGTTTCTCCGTTGTACCAGGGAGACCATGGTGTTGAGAATGTGATGGCCAATAGAGATCCACGCATCACCGAAACATTTGTGTCTGATGAACTGCGCCTGAATGGTATCGCTAGCAACTACTCAACGTCTGGTTATGCTACCCATAAGTTCCTGAACGAGTCTATCAAAGATACTCCGGAAGGTAGCTCTAACCTTAACCCAACGGATGCTCCTGTTATCCGTTACGGTGAGGTGCTGGTAAACTATGCGGAAGCTGCTGCAGAGTTGGCTACCGTAGGCGGGCCGGCACTTACCCAGGCTGATCTGGATATGTCCATTAACGTACTGCGTTCCAGACCAGGCATTGAAATGCCCGATCTGCAGGTTATGGGCAACGAGGCTGCTGTAAATGGCATCGTTTACTCTGACCCCGAGCGGGACCCTTCTGTATCACCCATTATATGGGAGATACGTCGTGAGAGACGTGTTGAACTTATGATGGAAGGCTTCAGACTGGATGACTTGAAAAGATGGATGAAGCTGGAGTACGTGGATACACAGGCAAATGAAGACATCAACCGAGGCGCCTGGATCAGAAGAGCTGACTATAAAGGCCTGAAAGATGATGTGGTGTTGACGGGCGCTGAGGAAGGCTATATCATTCCGGCACCTTCTGCTGCTTCGCAGCGTCTTTTTGTAGATCCAAAAGTTTACCTGAACCCACTACCACTGGATCAGATAAAGCTTTACCAAGACAATGGTGTAGAGCTTAAGCAAAACCCAGGTTGGTAA